The Triticum aestivum cultivar Chinese Spring chromosome 7B, IWGSC CS RefSeq v2.1, whole genome shotgun sequence genome window below encodes:
- the LOC123156487 gene encoding uncharacterized protein: MLLRTHWQKRDAKRMNHGDGADPWGYRRPETPLWDVAEYNQLISAGPLLPLLEQYVGIGSYDQNTLSGAPWQVQPQGANTDKCTGSQLQLANVANQEPSCSTWHQAAPMYLPSMSYTSYYGAATPAIVSWQASQIADRARQFGVTDHTRWAHAAQQGPTTIVNIGAGTSTAGSSERTEDTFHQPTNNHAANNAESETKMAIIQAMPTSTALNTSTGNTQVDETAADTEVNDETDDETQGDEDGGQSEIVVPQPPYVGQRFESFTEAKEFYQTYAKFHGFAVNTEYHRKIKKTNEYSRGEMRCHNA; encoded by the exons ATG tTATTGAGAACACATTGGCAGAAACGAGACGCGAAAAGAATGAATCATGGAGATGGCGCTGATCCTTGGGGTTATCGAAGGCCAGAAACGCCCCTTTGGGATGTAGCAGAGTACAATCAACTCATTTCTGCAGGGccattgctgccactactagaacagtacgtaggcattg gttcttatgaccaaaacacactCAGCGGGGCACCATGGCAAGTTCAGCCACAgggcgctaacactgacaaatgtacgggcagccaacttcaactagctaatgtggcaaatcaag aaccttcatgcagcacgtggcatcaggcggcacccatgtacctgccatcgatGTCATACACAA GTTATTACGGTGCTGCTACCCCGGCAATCgtctcatggcaagcttcacagATTGCAGATAGAGCACGTCAATTTGGTGTTacagaccacacaagatgggcacatgcagcacAACAAG GGCCTACAACTATAGTGAACATCGGtgcggggacatctactgcggggagctctgagcgcacggaagacaCGTTCCACCAGCCAACCAACAATCATGCCGCAAACAATGCCGAGTCAGAGACGAAAATGGCAATCATTCAAGCAATGCCGACAAGCACCGctttgaacacaagcactggcaacactcaagtagatgaaactgccgccgatactgaagtgaatgatgaaactgatgacgaaacacaaggggatgaagatggtgggcaatcagagatcgtggtacctcagccaccgtacgttgggcagagatttgaatcgttcacagaagcaaaggaattctaccagacatatgcaaagttccatgggtttgcggtcaacaccgaataccataggaagaTTAAGAAAACAAACGAGTACAgtagaggtgagatgaggtgccacaatgcatga